A stretch of DNA from Burkholderiales bacterium:
ATTTCGTGCGCATTACCTCGGACAAAGGCGGGGCGATTTATCCGGAAGGGGAGCTTCTGGAATGCCGGCGCGGCAAGGCTGATAGCGCCACGGCAAAACTCCTGGAAATCCACAGCGGCGCCTCGCTGGTAGTGATCCGCCGTTTGCTCAAGGAATCGGCAAAGCCGGTGCTGCTGGAAGAAATCCGCGTACCCGCCGCGTTGTTTAAGGGTCTTAACGACGAAGTCATCAACCAGCACCGGTGCAAGATGTACAGTATGTTCGAGTCTGCCTTCGGCATTCGCATTACCCAAGTGGTCGAGCAACTCAAGGCGGTGGCTGCCAGCAGCGAGGCCGCCAAATTATTAAAGCTGGCCGAGGGTGCGCCGCTGCTTTCCATCGAGCGCGTAGCTTACACCTATGGGGATAAACCGGTAGAGTGGCGCAAAAGCCTGTGCAACGCCAAAGAACACTATTACATGAATAAAATAGTATAAGTCCATGTAATATAATTGAAAACTAATGAGCAAAAAACGACCTAAATATCTCGATTTGCTGAAAATACGGCTGCCGCTTCCGGGGTGGGTTTCCATCCTGCACCGTATCAGCGGCGTGGCACTGTTTCTGTTCATTCCTTTTTTACTTTGGCTGCTGCAATTGAGCGTTGTTTCGCCGGAAAGTTTTGCCGGCTTCAAGTCCTCGCTGGCCAACCCGCTGGTGAAATTAATCCTGTTCGGCTTGCTGTGGGCGTTTCTGCACCACTTCCTTGCCGGCATTCGCTATCTGACGCTGGATGTACATTGGGGCACCGAGCTTTCCCAGGCGCGGGCGACCAGCGTAGCGGTATTGGTTGTGAGCATCGTGCTAACGCTGCTAATAGGGACGAGGCTATGGTGAAGCGCATCGTCCTCGGCGCCCATCACGGCCTGCGTGACTGGCTGGTGCAGCGTGTGAGCGCGGTGGTGATGGTCGTCTACACGTTGATTGTGCTTTGTGTGCTGCTGGTCCAGCCGTCGCTGCAATATGCCGAATGGAAAGCGCTGTTCAGTGACCAGTGGATGCGTCTGGCAAGCCTGCTTTTTTTGTTGAGCATGTTTATCCACGCATGGATCGGCGTACACGACGTTCTCATGGATTACATCCAGCCAACCGGCGTGCGCTTGTTGCTCCAGGCGCCGGTAATTCTTGCACTGATCGGCTATGCAGCGTGGTCAATCCAGATTCTTTGGAGCGTGTAAATGGCGTTGGCGAAAAGAACATTTGATGCGGTGATCGTTGGCGGCGGCGGCTCCGGCTTGCGCGCTGCGTTGCAGCTTTCTGATGCCGGGTTGAAATGCGCGGTGCTGTCGAAAGTGTTTCCCACTCGCTCTCACACTGTCGCGGCGCAAGGCGGTATCGGGGCGTCACTCGGCAACATGGGCGAAGACAATTGGCTGTGGCACATGTATGACACGGTAAAGGGCTCCGATTACCTCGGCGACCAGGACGCGATTGAGTTTATGTGCCGCATGGCGCCGCAGGTGGTGTATGAACTTGAGCACTTTGGCATGCCGTTTGACCGCAACGAGGACGGCACTATTTATCAGCGCCCATTTGGCGGGCACTCGCGGAATTTCGGCGAGCGGCCGGTGCAGAGAAGCTGCTGTGCGGCGGATCGTACCGGGCATGCCATGCTCCACACCCTGTATCAGCGCAACGTGCGGGCCCGTACCCAGTTTTTCGTGGAGTGGATGGCACTCGATCTGATTCGTGACCCGAGCGGCCATGTGCTCGGCGTCACCACACTGGAAATGGAAACCGGCGAAGTGATGATTCTGCAAGCGCGTGCGACCTTGTTTGCTACTGGCGGGGCGGGACGCATTTATGCGGCGAGCACCAACGCTTTCATCAATACCGGCGACGGCCTGGGCATGGCGGCACGTGCCGGTATTCCGCTGGAAGACATGGAGTTCTGGCAGTTCCACCCGACCGGCATCGCCGGTGCCGGTGTGCTGATTACCGAAGGCGTGCGCGGCGAGGGCGGTTATCTGCTTAACAAGAACGGCGAGCGCTTCATGGAGCGCTATGCCCCCACCATGAAGGATTTGGCTTCGCGCGACGTAGTGTCGCGGGCCATGGCGACCGAAATCAAGGAAGGCCGCGGTTGCGGCAAAAATGCCGATTACATTTTCCTCAAGCTCGATCATCTCGGTCCGGAAGTGATCGAAAAGCGATTGCCCGGCATTCGTGAAATCGCCAGGAAATTCGCCAACGTCGACCCGGTGAAAGATCCGATCCCGGTGGTGCCGACCTGCCATTATCAGATGGGCGGCATCCCGACCAATTATCACGGCCAGGTGATCGTGCCCAAAGGCGACGACATGGA
This window harbors:
- a CDS encoding GntR family transcriptional regulator, giving the protein MNHANPSPAFRPLYQQIKILITQRLISGEWRPGEAIPSETELASRYNVSQGTVRKAISELADENLLIRHQGKGTFVASHTEERRQFHFVRITSDKGGAIYPEGELLECRRGKADSATAKLLEIHSGASLVVIRRLLKESAKPVLLEEIRVPAALFKGLNDEVINQHRCKMYSMFESAFGIRITQVVEQLKAVAASSEAAKLLKLAEGAPLLSIERVAYTYGDKPVEWRKSLCNAKEHYYMNKIV
- the sdhC gene encoding succinate dehydrogenase, cytochrome b556 subunit gives rise to the protein MSKKRPKYLDLLKIRLPLPGWVSILHRISGVALFLFIPFLLWLLQLSVVSPESFAGFKSSLANPLVKLILFGLLWAFLHHFLAGIRYLTLDVHWGTELSQARATSVAVLVVSIVLTLLIGTRLW
- the sdhD gene encoding succinate dehydrogenase, hydrophobic membrane anchor protein, yielding MVKRIVLGAHHGLRDWLVQRVSAVVMVVYTLIVLCVLLVQPSLQYAEWKALFSDQWMRLASLLFLLSMFIHAWIGVHDVLMDYIQPTGVRLLLQAPVILALIGYAAWSIQILWSV
- the sdhA gene encoding succinate dehydrogenase flavoprotein subunit, whose amino-acid sequence is MALAKRTFDAVIVGGGGSGLRAALQLSDAGLKCAVLSKVFPTRSHTVAAQGGIGASLGNMGEDNWLWHMYDTVKGSDYLGDQDAIEFMCRMAPQVVYELEHFGMPFDRNEDGTIYQRPFGGHSRNFGERPVQRSCCAADRTGHAMLHTLYQRNVRARTQFFVEWMALDLIRDPSGHVLGVTTLEMETGEVMILQARATLFATGGAGRIYAASTNAFINTGDGLGMAARAGIPLEDMEFWQFHPTGIAGAGVLITEGVRGEGGYLLNKNGERFMERYAPTMKDLASRDVVSRAMATEIKEGRGCGKNADYIFLKLDHLGPEVIEKRLPGIREIARKFANVDPVKDPIPVVPTCHYQMGGIPTNYHGQVIVPKGDDMEQPVPGFYAAGECACASIHGANRLGTNSLTDLLVFGKAAGDHMLKFLEENPSHKNLPKDAGDLTQARLTRLESQQNGENVYTVAAEMRKTMQAHCGVFRFPDLLREGVKKIREIVERVKHTEIKDKSKVFNTARVEALELDNLIEVAQASVISAEARNESRGAHDRVDFHKRDDINWLKHTLYYKDGQRLVYKPVHLKPLTVETFKPKARVY